A window of the Chitinophagaceae bacterium genome harbors these coding sequences:
- a CDS encoding glycosyltransferase family 1 protein, protein MNIAVNARFLIKDKLEGIGWFTNETLKRITKNNPQHTFYFFFDRKFDDSFIFSDNIIPVVINPPARHPLLWYVWFEYMVPYYLKKHKCDYFISQDGYLSLKTKIPTHLTIHDLAFEHFDDHVSKLTNKYYKHFTPLYAEKASRIATVSNFSASDISEKYGINSEKIDVIPNGFNNRFKPVEKIKQKEIQDRVADGCPYFLFAGTIQPRKNLENLLKAYEHFRENNDSNIKLLVAGRKGWKYQEAIDIYESMKFKNDVIFLGHLTLDKLVDVMGAATALFYISLFEGFGIPILESFASGVPVVTSDRSSMPEVGGDAAIIVDPYNIESIADSMKKIAVDNKFVEELVSKGIERVKMFSWDITADKLWESVSLSMAKDVLPLQEKLIKAP, encoded by the coding sequence ATGAATATTGCGGTAAATGCCAGATTTCTGATAAAAGATAAGTTAGAAGGGATTGGCTGGTTCACAAATGAGACATTAAAAAGGATTACTAAAAATAATCCACAGCATACTTTTTATTTTTTCTTTGACAGAAAATTTGATGACTCATTCATTTTTTCGGATAATATAATTCCGGTAGTCATCAATCCTCCTGCCAGACATCCTTTGTTATGGTATGTATGGTTTGAATACATGGTTCCTTATTATTTAAAAAAGCATAAGTGCGACTATTTCATTTCACAAGATGGTTACCTTTCTCTAAAAACTAAGATTCCTACCCACTTAACCATACATGACTTAGCTTTTGAGCATTTTGATGACCATGTAAGTAAATTGACGAATAAATACTATAAGCATTTCACACCTTTATATGCCGAAAAGGCTTCAAGGATAGCTACCGTTTCTAATTTTTCGGCCTCAGATATAAGTGAAAAATATGGGATAAATTCTGAAAAAATTGATGTTATCCCAAATGGTTTCAACAATCGATTTAAGCCTGTAGAAAAAATAAAACAAAAAGAAATACAAGATAGAGTAGCTGATGGTTGCCCGTATTTTTTGTTTGCAGGCACAATTCAGCCCAGAAAAAATCTTGAAAATCTACTGAAGGCCTATGAGCATTTTCGTGAGAATAATGATTCCAATATTAAACTTTTGGTTGCCGGGCGAAAAGGTTGGAAATATCAGGAGGCTATTGATATTTATGAGTCCATGAAGTTTAAGAATGATGTTATCTTTTTAGGTCATTTAACTTTAGATAAATTAGTAGATGTGATGGGAGCTGCAACTGCTTTGTTTTACATTTCTTTATTTGAAGGTTTTGGAATTCCAATACTTGAAAGTTTTGCGTCCGGGGTGCCGGTTGTTACCTCTGACAGAAGTTCTATGCCGGAAGTTGGTGGTGATGCAGCAATTATCGTTGACCCATATAATATTGAAAGTATTGCTGACAGTATGAAAAAAATAGCTGTTGACAATAAATTTGTGGAAGAGTTGGTTTCCAAAGGTATTGAACGGGTTAAAATGTTTTCGTGGGACATTACTGCCGATAAGCTATGGGAAAGTGTATCATTATCTATGGCTAAAGATGTTTTACCCTTACAGGAAAAATTAATTAAAGCTCCTTGA
- a CDS encoding O-antigen ligase family protein, which yields MMNNFLKTFDYSLLSWAMLAFTLLAFFAVQVTGIVVFYLLPVAVILVALSVYNFKATYFMMLFFLPLSTEFFFSKSLATDLPTEPLIIGLMLVYLMYVLSKPYVVEKKFISHPLIVLLLIHWVWMFITAIFADDSFVAFKFLLAKSWYYIVFIFLTALIIKNESTARKAFWFIFIPLLFTAVQTLFRHYQLDFAFSEINTPVVPFFRNHVSYGTMLTLFIPFIFYARSWYNKGSFLRILLNASILIFFIGIYFSYTRACLLALLLAAIYYFIIKLKATVPALIAGLLIVGGIVYHFANDNRFMLFSPDFEQTVYHGNWEEHISATYQFQDASSMERIYRWIAGINMFQEKPLMGYGPNNFYPTYKRHTVSAFETYISDNEERSTIHNYYLLMLVEQGLVGFFLFLIITLYSLYLGQRIYSKAQSDRHKNMAIALTLSILMMYVSLQLSDLVETDKLGSLYFMSLALMVRLDLSVKSENEKKLKESTA from the coding sequence ATGATGAATAACTTTTTAAAAACATTTGATTATAGTTTATTATCCTGGGCGATGCTTGCTTTCACCCTGCTGGCATTTTTTGCAGTTCAGGTAACAGGTATAGTTGTTTTTTATTTGCTACCGGTTGCCGTAATTTTAGTAGCGCTTTCAGTATATAATTTTAAAGCAACATATTTCATGATGTTGTTTTTTCTACCCTTATCAACGGAATTTTTTTTTTCAAAATCATTAGCAACAGATTTACCTACTGAACCACTGATTATAGGTTTAATGCTTGTTTACTTAATGTATGTTTTGAGCAAGCCTTATGTTGTGGAAAAAAAGTTTATCTCCCACCCACTAATAGTCTTACTTTTAATTCACTGGGTTTGGATGTTTATAACAGCGATTTTTGCTGATGACAGCTTTGTTGCTTTCAAGTTTTTATTGGCCAAAAGCTGGTATTATATAGTCTTTATCTTTCTTACTGCATTGATTATAAAAAATGAATCTACGGCAAGAAAAGCATTTTGGTTTATTTTTATCCCACTATTGTTTACAGCTGTTCAGACTTTATTTAGACATTATCAGTTAGACTTTGCTTTTAGCGAAATTAATACTCCGGTTGTTCCTTTTTTTAGAAACCATGTGAGCTATGGAACAATGCTTACTTTATTCATTCCTTTTATTTTTTATGCCCGAAGTTGGTATAATAAAGGCTCTTTTTTGAGGATTTTACTCAACGCTTCAATCCTCATTTTCTTTATCGGCATTTACTTTTCTTATACACGTGCTTGTTTATTAGCACTTCTTTTGGCAGCCATATATTATTTTATCATAAAACTAAAAGCAACTGTCCCGGCCTTAATTGCCGGCTTGCTTATTGTTGGTGGGATAGTCTATCATTTTGCAAATGACAATAGGTTCATGTTATTTTCTCCTGATTTTGAACAAACAGTTTATCATGGCAATTGGGAGGAGCATATTTCTGCGACATATCAGTTTCAGGATGCATCCAGTATGGAGAGGATTTACCGATGGATTGCAGGTATAAATATGTTTCAGGAAAAGCCTTTAATGGGTTATGGACCAAATAACTTTTACCCCACTTACAAAAGACATACAGTTTCAGCTTTTGAAACTTATATTAGCGACAATGAAGAGCGATCTACTATACACAATTATTATCTATTAATGCTTGTTGAGCAAGGCTTAGTCGGCTTTTTTCTTTTTTTAATAATTACCTTGTATTCTTTATATCTGGGACAGCGAATATATTCAAAGGCTCAAAGCGACAGACATAAAAACATGGCCATTGCATTAACACTTTCCATACTAATGATGTATGTTAGTCTTCAGTTAAGCGATTTGGTAGAAACAGATAAACTGGGGAGTTTATACTTTATGTCACTTGCACTAATGGTACGCTTAGACTTGAGTGTTAAATCTGAAAATGAGAAAAAGCTAAAAGAATCTACAGCTTAG
- a CDS encoding serine/threonine protein phosphatase — protein MLAQSPKSNDKLSELERLLTIKQMQINSLLEVSQAINNNFSTKAIFRIYEFILKAQIGVNKMAVFIKDDEWEIGAESGVNKKETLQSINANHYFKDIKSVSKLKKDTYPELEEFEFVIPTYHKDEPLSYLLIGELKTDNYDTIEEKLKFIMTITNIIVVAIENKKLFKNQIDRELIKRELEIAAKMQSMLIPDSLPKNEFIEMAAIYIPNQDIGGDIYDYVKLSDEEFAFCIGDVSGKGVAAALLMSNFQANFQIIINEKGSLESYIKNLNRRLLSITKGEKFITLFLGIYNTKTKKLKYVNAGHNPPILVNKGKLIELDKGTTILGMFEELPFVNEGEVSLEKNSLLLTYTDGLVDIENEENEMFDIERVKDFLKEYQHLTVHEFNSNLFKYIESFKGTQLFLDDITILSCRFF, from the coding sequence ATGTTAGCACAATCGCCTAAATCAAACGATAAACTTTCAGAGCTGGAACGTCTGCTTACTATTAAACAGATGCAGATAAACTCGTTGCTGGAAGTTTCTCAGGCTATCAACAATAACTTTTCCACCAAAGCCATATTCCGAATTTATGAGTTTATACTGAAGGCACAGATTGGCGTTAACAAAATGGCTGTTTTTATTAAAGATGATGAATGGGAAATAGGAGCAGAATCCGGTGTTAATAAAAAAGAAACGCTCCAATCAATTAATGCCAACCACTATTTTAAAGACATAAAATCAGTCTCTAAATTAAAAAAAGATACTTATCCTGAGCTGGAAGAATTTGAGTTTGTTATTCCTACTTATCATAAAGATGAACCATTGTCATACTTGCTGATTGGCGAACTTAAAACTGATAACTACGATACCATAGAAGAGAAGTTGAAGTTCATTATGACCATTACCAATATCATAGTGGTTGCCATTGAAAACAAAAAGCTGTTTAAAAATCAAATTGACAGAGAGCTAATTAAGCGTGAACTGGAAATTGCTGCAAAAATGCAATCAATGCTTATTCCGGATAGTCTGCCTAAAAATGAATTTATTGAAATGGCAGCTATTTATATTCCTAACCAGGATATAGGCGGTGACATTTATGACTATGTAAAGCTTTCAGATGAAGAGTTTGCCTTTTGTATAGGTGATGTTTCAGGCAAAGGAGTAGCTGCAGCTCTTTTAATGTCAAATTTTCAGGCAAACTTTCAAATTATTATAAACGAAAAGGGTTCTTTAGAATCTTATATTAAAAATCTAAATAGACGCCTTCTCTCCATCACTAAAGGAGAAAAGTTCATTACTTTATTTCTGGGTATTTATAATACAAAAACTAAAAAGCTTAAGTATGTGAATGCAGGACACAATCCACCTATACTTGTAAATAAAGGAAAACTTATTGAATTAGATAAAGGCACGACAATTTTAGGAATGTTTGAAGAACTTCCATTTGTAAATGAAGGTGAAGTGTCATTAGAAAAGAACTCTTTACTTTTAACTTATACCGACGGTCTCGTTGATATAGAAAATGAAGAGAATGAAATGTTTGATATTGAAAGAGTAAAAGATTTCTTAAAAGAATATCAACACTTAACAGTCCATGAGTTTAATTCAAATCTGTTCAAATACATAGAAAGTTTTAAAGGGACTCAGCTTTTTCTGGATGATATCACTATTCTAAGCTGTAGATTCTTTTAG
- a CDS encoding ABC transporter permease: MSQQVEKNNKNKYRSPSQRAWKRFKKNTAAVIGLAVIIIAVLIAILGYLITPDSTRNANDQILQITNKEPGFSIQLLHRRKNREVVKRNFIGKMISGQENPYELIPIIDFTLEDGVIKYNEFRGKELPGLAGEINLADAHFALSTENPDVRIDGNTIFFNDYDGVAREESITDLSQITERKLIKTTTFILGTDRFGRDNLSRLIIGVRISLSVGLVAVLISLIIGIVLGASAGYFRGRFDDFVIWFINVVWSIPTILLVIAITLALGRGFWQIFVAVGLTMWVEVARIIRGQILSLREMQFIEAAKGLGFSHARIIFIHLLPNVVGPIIVISAANFASAIIIEAGLSFLGIGVQPPMPSWGSMLNENYGYILSTNPFLAIIPGIAIMLLVLSFNLIGNGFRDAMDVKTNM; the protein is encoded by the coding sequence ATGAGTCAGCAGGTGGAAAAAAATAATAAAAATAAATACAGAAGCCCTTCCCAACGAGCTTGGAAAAGGTTTAAAAAAAACACGGCTGCTGTAATTGGCTTAGCTGTAATTATTATTGCCGTTTTGATTGCTATTTTGGGCTATTTAATCACACCTGACTCTACCAGAAATGCCAATGATCAGATTCTTCAGATAACAAATAAAGAACCCGGTTTCTCCATACAGTTGCTTCACCGAAGAAAAAACCGGGAAGTAGTAAAAAGAAACTTTATCGGTAAAATGATAAGCGGTCAGGAAAACCCTTATGAACTGATTCCTATAATAGATTTCACTTTAGAAGATGGTGTTATTAAATATAATGAATTTCGGGGAAAAGAACTCCCGGGCTTAGCCGGAGAGATAAATTTGGCAGATGCTCACTTTGCTCTTTCTACAGAAAATCCGGATGTTAGAATTGATGGGAATACTATTTTTTTCAATGATTATGATGGAGTTGCCAGAGAAGAAAGCATCACTGATTTAAGCCAAATTACCGAACGGAAACTTATTAAAACGACCACTTTTATTTTGGGCACGGATCGTTTTGGCAGGGATAATTTAAGTCGCTTGATTATAGGGGTTCGAATATCCCTTTCTGTAGGACTGGTGGCTGTTTTAATTTCTTTGATAATTGGTATTGTTTTAGGGGCTTCTGCCGGCTATTTCAGAGGTCGTTTCGATGATTTTGTAATCTGGTTTATAAATGTTGTTTGGTCTATCCCAACCATTTTATTGGTAATAGCAATTACGCTGGCTCTGGGCAGAGGTTTCTGGCAGATATTTGTAGCTGTTGGTCTGACAATGTGGGTTGAGGTTGCCAGAATTATTAGAGGACAAATCCTAAGCCTTAGGGAAATGCAATTTATTGAAGCTGCAAAAGGGTTAGGATTTTCACATGCACGAATTATATTCATTCACTTACTGCCAAATGTTGTAGGGCCTATAATAGTAATTTCCGCTGCAAATTTTGCTTCTGCAATTATTATAGAAGCAGGCTTAAGCTTTCTGGGGATTGGGGTTCAGCCTCCAATGCCTTCCTGGGGCAGTATGTTGAATGAAAACTATGGATATATTTTAAGTACAAATCCGTTTTTAGCAATTATACCGGGAATAGCAATTATGTTATTGGTTTTATCTTTTAACTTGATAGGAAATGGTTTTAGAGATGCAATGGATGTGAAAACAAATATGTAA
- a CDS encoding glycosyltransferase produces the protein MLTNLFIIIFMASALLYCLYIYRYQIFWKKGLLTFFDQQESAPEIFFSIIVPARNEDKRISECLKSILNQNYAAGQFEILVIDDNSTDNTVKLASLFDKVKVISLTENEQGKKTAIEKGVQAAKGEHIVITDADTIRGEYWLKGLSKKNQQSETTLLTGPVLYKIEKNNFFEHFQYFDQIAMTGIAASSLGSGKSEMANGANMVFKKSFFEKAKPFESNKDFPGGDDIFLLLKALEKDEKVAYSFDYKTIVFTFCAENFKSFFNQRKRWIAKSKLLGEKRIFITLTLVYFFHLMILASLVFSIFNPIFLQVFLVMFLLKSIADYLFISAVAKHFKENLNILLYPFIQILHIVYVLIAGVFSISGNFEWKERKYDF, from the coding sequence ATGCTTACGAATCTTTTCATTATCATTTTCATGGCATCAGCATTGCTCTATTGTTTGTATATCTACAGATATCAGATATTTTGGAAAAAAGGATTGCTCACTTTTTTTGATCAGCAGGAATCAGCACCTGAGATTTTTTTTTCAATCATAGTACCGGCAAGAAATGAAGATAAGAGAATTTCGGAATGTTTGAAATCAATTTTAAATCAAAACTATGCTGCCGGCCAATTTGAAATTCTTGTAATAGACGACAACTCTACTGATAACACTGTTAAATTAGCCTCTTTATTTGACAAAGTAAAAGTAATTTCACTTACAGAAAATGAACAGGGGAAAAAAACAGCTATTGAAAAAGGAGTTCAGGCCGCAAAAGGAGAACATATTGTTATCACAGATGCAGACACAATAAGAGGAGAATACTGGCTAAAAGGTCTTTCAAAAAAAAATCAACAATCTGAAACTACACTTTTGACAGGGCCGGTACTTTATAAAATTGAGAAAAATAATTTTTTTGAGCACTTTCAATACTTCGATCAGATAGCCATGACAGGTATTGCAGCATCTTCTCTCGGTTCCGGAAAGTCAGAAATGGCAAATGGAGCCAATATGGTATTTAAAAAATCCTTTTTTGAAAAAGCAAAGCCCTTTGAAAGCAATAAAGATTTTCCCGGGGGCGATGATATTTTTTTATTATTAAAGGCTTTGGAAAAAGATGAAAAAGTAGCGTATTCATTTGATTACAAAACTATTGTTTTCACTTTTTGTGCAGAAAATTTTAAAAGCTTTTTTAACCAAAGAAAAAGATGGATTGCGAAATCAAAACTTTTGGGTGAAAAACGAATTTTCATTACCTTAACTTTAGTCTATTTTTTTCATCTGATGATTTTGGCAAGTCTCGTTTTTTCAATTTTCAATCCCATCTTTTTGCAGGTGTTTTTAGTCATGTTTTTACTAAAAAGCATAGCCGACTATTTATTTATTTCTGCTGTTGCAAAACATTTTAAAGAAAATTTAAATATACTTTTATATCCTTTTATTCAGATATTACACATAGTCTATGTATTGATTGCAGGTGTTTTTAGCATATCCGGTAACTTTGAATGGAAAGAAAGGAAGTATGATTTTTAA
- a CDS encoding gliding motility-associated C-terminal domain-containing protein encodes MKITLSLLFIILIKSSLLSAQTPTSCFVIEDILVDACLTPSNEGENEMLRLRIGPNDLNTADLTASWPNNSYNGICQDAQTASVVNQINNTITGCGFLKEPVNGVLPAGSQVLFFTSTEPEISYHDYSALNDTMIVIFQCGGNLAGHFANWGTGLRTTTITFSGPNGCTDVKTYDRALLTNQNGGIGGTAALRDGAGVRYNFITGDVIYYNEGCVVPVTPVEVEILSNDTTICPGENIFLEGYSFNATEVLWYGGDGTFTDSGDYTTTYISSANDNSPFYIYFQAVNACQILTDSILITPTSGPPLSLNINPGNTVCIGDTIQLSTNSNEPHQWFKDGTLISGETSNTISLTEEGSFFAQIDNAGCIQTTDTVVLNFENLLSAEINNTSPGMICLGDSLTLNTDAGFSEYRWFFNDNLITTTTDNFINISEEGSYSVLINPSSSCTDTSALFNVVVNSPMELAILSSDSFNICQNESATIIADPGFSNYQWFINGAPISVNNNEVSVNQAGNYYTEAIDANGCQSTSTSVNVQVSDTTEIILTVLQGNPDFSFCPEDSLIVLLQGVWQNQEWTNQNNQVVSLTDSLVVNQSDVGEYTITAVNNSGCPSTFNLEVDVLPTTDIDILSENGNMLCSGETTVLSIGSNYQEIIWNNEITAETIEVDTYGTYEVSALDENTCMVSGSTFIDFAAEIWYNLEDTLTVYCKETYTIESFSSDAVSFSWSPSEIFTDNNLENPEINEVYSGQISVTMEDQNNCTKVAESHVKWTPCGDLFLPNAFAPDGLNNTFSVLGKIESIRIFNLKIFNRWGELVFETSEPNVGWDGMYKGQKAPIGSYVWFIDGRFEDGRILKINETVSGNVLLIR; translated from the coding sequence ATGAAAATTACATTATCTCTGCTATTTATAATACTAATAAAATCAAGTCTTTTAAGTGCACAAACACCAACTTCTTGCTTTGTAATTGAAGATATACTTGTTGATGCCTGCCTTACTCCATCAAATGAGGGTGAAAATGAAATGCTCCGATTGCGAATCGGTCCTAACGATTTAAATACGGCTGATTTAACAGCTAGCTGGCCGAATAATTCTTATAACGGTATTTGCCAGGATGCTCAAACAGCTTCAGTTGTCAATCAAATTAACAATACAATTACAGGCTGTGGTTTTCTAAAAGAACCGGTTAATGGTGTGCTGCCTGCAGGTTCTCAGGTACTTTTTTTTACCAGTACTGAACCGGAAATCAGTTACCATGATTACAGCGCTTTGAACGATACTATGATTGTTATTTTTCAATGTGGCGGAAATCTGGCCGGACACTTCGCTAACTGGGGTACCGGATTGCGAACGACTACTATCACTTTTTCAGGGCCAAACGGTTGCACAGATGTTAAAACTTACGACAGAGCCCTTTTAACTAATCAAAATGGTGGTATTGGTGGCACAGCAGCCTTAAGAGATGGCGCAGGTGTGAGATATAACTTCATTACAGGTGATGTTATCTATTATAACGAAGGTTGTGTTGTACCTGTAACACCGGTAGAAGTAGAAATTTTATCGAATGATACTACTATTTGTCCGGGTGAAAATATTTTTTTGGAAGGCTACAGCTTTAATGCAACCGAAGTTCTTTGGTATGGAGGTGATGGAACATTCACAGATTCCGGTGATTACACAACCACTTACATCTCATCAGCAAATGACAATAGTCCGTTTTATATTTATTTCCAAGCGGTAAATGCTTGCCAAATCTTAACAGACTCCATATTGATAACCCCAACTTCCGGCCCTCCCCTTTCATTAAATATAAACCCGGGAAATACTGTCTGCATAGGTGACACTATTCAATTATCAACAAATTCAAACGAACCACATCAATGGTTTAAAGATGGCACTTTGATTAGCGGTGAAACTTCAAATACAATTTCATTAACCGAAGAAGGCAGTTTTTTCGCTCAGATTGATAATGCAGGATGTATACAAACTACTGATACTGTAGTGTTAAATTTTGAAAATCTACTTTCTGCTGAAATAAACAACACCAGCCCGGGAATGATTTGCTTAGGTGATAGCCTTACTTTAAATACCGATGCAGGTTTTTCTGAGTACCGGTGGTTTTTTAACGATAATCTGATAACTACCACAACTGATAATTTTATCAATATTTCTGAAGAAGGCTCTTATTCTGTTTTAATTAATCCAAGCTCATCTTGTACCGATACGTCAGCTTTATTTAATGTAGTCGTAAACTCTCCAATGGAACTTGCTATTTTAAGTAGCGATAGCTTTAATATTTGTCAAAATGAATCAGCAACTATTATCGCAGATCCCGGATTTAGTAATTACCAATGGTTTATAAATGGTGCCCCAATTTCTGTTAATAACAATGAAGTAAGCGTTAACCAAGCCGGAAATTATTATACAGAAGCTATCGATGCTAATGGCTGCCAATCCACATCTACAAGTGTAAATGTTCAAGTTTCTGACACTACAGAAATTATTCTTACTGTATTACAAGGGAACCCGGATTTTTCATTTTGTCCGGAAGATAGTTTAATCGTTTTGCTGCAAGGTGTCTGGCAGAATCAAGAATGGACTAATCAGAATAATCAGGTAGTTAGCTTAACAGATAGTTTAGTCGTTAACCAGTCTGATGTTGGAGAATATACAATCACCGCAGTTAACAATTCCGGTTGCCCCAGTACATTTAATTTAGAAGTGGATGTACTGCCTACAACAGACATTGACATTTTATCTGAAAATGGAAACATGCTTTGTAGCGGAGAAACCACCGTACTTTCTATTGGCAGCAATTATCAGGAAATAATATGGAATAATGAAATAACTGCTGAAACTATCGAAGTGGATACTTACGGTACTTATGAAGTTTCTGCTTTAGACGAAAACACTTGTATGGTTTCCGGAAGTACTTTTATTGATTTTGCTGCAGAAATATGGTATAATTTAGAAGACACCTTAACAGTTTACTGCAAAGAAACCTATACAATCGAGAGCTTCTCTTCTGATGCAGTGAGTTTTAGCTGGTCTCCCTCAGAAATTTTCACTGACAACAATTTAGAAAATCCGGAGATAAATGAAGTTTATAGCGGGCAAATTAGTGTTACTATGGAAGATCAAAACAATTGTACTAAAGTTGCTGAATCTCATGTAAAATGGACCCCTTGCGGAGATTTATTTTTACCTAATGCATTTGCTCCCGACGGATTGAATAACACCTTTAGTGTACTTGGCAAAATCGAATCAATCCGAATTTTTAACTTAAAGATATTCAATCGATGGGGTGAGTTGGTTTTTGAAACTTCAGAGCCAAATGTCGGATGGGATGGAATGTATAAGGGACAAAAAGCCCCTATTGGTTCTTATGTATGGTTTATAGACGGAAGGTTTGAAGACGGCAGGATATTAAAAATTAATGAAACTGTAAGCGGTAATGTCCTTTTAATCCGCTAA
- a CDS encoding DUF721 domain-containing protein: MSEGNQYQLKDTLKMLMNSYSKNPHSAQARIAHAYEKVVGKTVAKYTGKVYLKDRELFLYIETSPLKNELEYSKKKIVENLNKELGEDIIDTLTIKKF; this comes from the coding sequence ATGAGTGAAGGCAACCAATACCAACTGAAAGATACATTAAAAATGCTTATGAATTCTTACTCGAAAAACCCGCATTCTGCTCAGGCAAGAATTGCACACGCCTATGAAAAGGTTGTCGGGAAAACAGTAGCAAAATATACCGGAAAAGTTTATTTGAAAGACAGAGAGCTTTTTCTTTATATTGAGACTTCACCTCTAAAAAACGAATTAGAATACAGCAAGAAAAAGATTGTTGAAAATCTTAATAAGGAATTGGGTGAAGATATCATTGATACCCTTACTATTAAAAAATTTTAA
- the recF gene encoding DNA replication and repair protein RecF yields the protein MFIRFLHLTEFKNHSQLKFEFTPSINCFTGPNGIGKTNLLDSIYLLCLTKSFLASSESQNIPHEGTFYSVKGDFLLQKKERSISCKYQSGKKKLFEEDGIAYTKLAEHIGKIPVVIVSPGDQELILGGSEDRRKFIDVTLSQIDKNYLKALSAYTKTLFQRNASLKKFNEKKYFDRDLIAFYDQELIKTGNFIFEERKKWIPELKKNLTRFYKQISNGKEIAEIEYNSDLQNDSFKNLLKESLQQDRILQRTSKGIHKDDLIFTLDGLPAKRYGSQGQQKSYLLSIKLAQYFFLKEQKKCSPILLLDDLFDKLDEHRSMFFLHTLAENKIGQVFITDTNEDRIINNFAKIDTEVKIFNLEKIKNE from the coding sequence ATGTTCATACGATTTCTCCACCTTACTGAATTTAAAAATCATTCTCAATTAAAATTTGAGTTTACACCCTCTATAAATTGCTTTACCGGTCCGAATGGAATTGGAAAAACAAATCTCTTAGACAGCATATACTTACTATGTCTGACAAAGAGTTTCCTTGCCTCTTCCGAATCTCAAAACATTCCGCATGAAGGTACATTTTACAGTGTTAAAGGTGATTTTTTACTTCAAAAAAAAGAACGCTCTATAAGCTGTAAATATCAAAGCGGTAAGAAAAAATTATTTGAAGAAGATGGGATAGCTTACACCAAATTAGCGGAGCATATAGGTAAAATTCCGGTAGTAATTGTTTCTCCGGGTGATCAGGAACTTATCCTCGGCGGAAGCGAAGATCGAAGAAAATTCATAGATGTAACTCTTTCCCAGATTGATAAAAACTATTTAAAAGCCCTTTCAGCATATACCAAAACGCTTTTTCAACGCAATGCCAGCCTGAAAAAGTTTAATGAAAAAAAATATTTTGACAGAGACTTGATTGCTTTCTATGACCAGGAATTGATAAAAACCGGTAATTTTATTTTTGAAGAAAGAAAAAAATGGATTCCGGAACTGAAAAAAAATCTGACCCGCTTTTACAAGCAGATTTCAAACGGAAAAGAAATTGCAGAAATTGAATACAATTCCGATTTACAAAATGACAGCTTTAAAAATCTGCTGAAGGAAAGTTTGCAACAGGACAGAATTTTGCAAAGAACATCAAAGGGTATTCATAAGGATGACCTCATTTTTACATTAGATGGTTTACCGGCAAAAAGATACGGGTCGCAAGGACAGCAAAAATCTTACTTGCTTTCTATTAAGTTAGCTCAATATTTTTTCCTGAAAGAACAAAAAAAATGTTCTCCGATTCTTTTATTAGATGATTTATTTGATAAATTAGATGAACATAGAAGTATGTTCTTTTTACATACACTTGCAGAAAATAAAATTGGACAAGTTTTTATTACAGATACCAATGAAGACCGAATAATCAATAACTTTGCAAAGATTGATACTGAAGTGAAAATTTTTAATCTTGAAAAAATAAAAAATGAGTGA